A single Bifidobacterium asteroides DNA region contains:
- a CDS encoding aldo/keto reductase has protein sequence MTSSMRALGPFTTTAVGLGCMGLSIEGKPDQATAIDVIHQALDAGCRHLDTAWSYYESGGPEQTNERLVRQALDSWQGPRQDVLVATKVGHYRNFTDGRPTWAVDGRPESLIRHAKESAQALGVDTIDLLYMHRPDPQVPYQESLEAMAELAKQGVARTLGVSNVDIERMDLARKILGDDLVAVQNQFSPTFTSSRQELDHAAGLGLAFVCWSPLGGFRAPKDETRYDAFRQVAQERGVSHQRVVLAWELSQNSNVFVVPGAHRAATILDSLQAADMELSEDEMDRLNRAATA, from the coding sequence ATGACATCGTCGATGCGGGCCTTGGGGCCCTTTACTACGACAGCGGTCGGACTGGGTTGCATGGGATTGTCCATCGAGGGCAAGCCGGACCAGGCAACGGCCATCGACGTCATCCACCAGGCCCTGGATGCCGGTTGCCGACATCTGGATACCGCTTGGTCATATTACGAATCGGGCGGCCCCGAACAGACCAACGAGCGGCTGGTTCGCCAGGCTTTGGACTCCTGGCAGGGACCTCGTCAGGACGTGCTGGTGGCCACCAAGGTTGGGCACTACCGCAACTTCACTGACGGACGGCCCACCTGGGCTGTGGACGGTCGGCCGGAGAGCCTGATCCGGCACGCCAAGGAGTCCGCTCAGGCCCTGGGCGTGGACACCATTGACCTGCTCTATATGCACCGTCCTGACCCGCAGGTGCCCTACCAGGAGTCCCTGGAGGCCATGGCTGAGCTGGCCAAGCAGGGCGTGGCCCGGACCTTGGGTGTCTCCAACGTAGATATTGAGCGGATGGACCTGGCTCGCAAGATTCTGGGCGATGACCTCGTAGCCGTGCAGAACCAGTTCTCACCCACCTTCACCAGTTCCCGCCAGGAGCTGGACCATGCGGCCGGGCTGGGGCTGGCCTTCGTCTGCTGGAGCCCCCTGGGAGGCTTCCGAGCGCCCAAGGACGAAACCCGTTATGATGCCTTCCGGCAGGTGGCTCAGGAGCGCGGCGTCTCCCACCAGCGCGTGGTCCTGGCCTGGGAACTGTCCCAGAACAGCAACGTCTTCGTGGTTCCCGGGGCTCACAGGGCGGCCACCATTCTGGATTCCCTACAGGCGGCTGACATGGAACTGAGCGAGGACGAGATGGACCGCCTGAACCGGGCGGCGACTGCATGA